One window from the genome of Bacillus weihaiensis encodes:
- a CDS encoding YheC/YheD family protein, with the protein MISVGMLSHRKHPTTVFKAYAFAAVAKLEDVLFYFFSPSQVDFNKKVIRGWIYEDGEWCEKTFPFPDVIYNASSPKTEKQRKIIRKLEDYIPFTSYPIGNKMEVYQKIEDGKVFSDYLIPTVHVKSHKSIFSLLSHTSKIVLKPIDGSRGRDIFFIKKLDTTFFIFDGKKKYKLPHSLFPQFIKKIIQKRHYLCQPFIQSYTKNNSTYSIRLHAQKGKNGRWELTTIFPTISDSSFIANLHQGGTTMDIIDFLKQEFQEDYYNVKRYLERFSLMFSEHFDTLYSYPLDELGIDIALDATKKIWIYEVNWRPGTPPLFSLELEVARQKILYAKHIAKNTEKLS; encoded by the coding sequence ATGATTAGTGTTGGAATGCTCTCACATCGTAAGCATCCTACTACTGTTTTTAAAGCTTATGCTTTCGCTGCAGTAGCTAAATTAGAGGATGTATTGTTTTATTTTTTTTCGCCAAGCCAAGTAGACTTTAATAAGAAAGTGATACGAGGCTGGATTTATGAAGATGGGGAATGGTGTGAAAAGACTTTCCCTTTTCCTGATGTTATTTATAATGCAAGCTCTCCAAAAACAGAAAAGCAAAGAAAAATTATCAGAAAATTGGAGGATTATATCCCTTTTACTAGCTATCCAATTGGTAACAAGATGGAAGTTTATCAAAAAATCGAAGATGGAAAGGTTTTTTCAGATTACTTAATTCCTACGGTTCATGTTAAAAGTCATAAATCTATTTTCTCTCTTTTATCTCACACGTCAAAAATTGTCTTAAAACCTATAGATGGAAGTAGGGGTAGAGACATATTTTTTATTAAGAAACTAGACACAACCTTTTTCATTTTTGATGGTAAAAAAAAATATAAACTACCACATTCATTGTTCCCCCAATTCATTAAGAAAATAATCCAAAAAAGACACTATCTTTGTCAGCCTTTTATCCAATCCTATACGAAAAATAACTCAACCTATAGCATCAGACTACATGCACAAAAAGGTAAAAATGGAAGATGGGAATTAACCACGATCTTTCCAACGATTTCTGATAGTAGTTTTATCGCAAACCTTCATCAAGGCGGTACAACAATGGATATTATTGATTTTCTAAAACAAGAGTTTCAAGAGGACTATTATAATGTTAAACGTTATTTAGAACGATTTTCTCTCATGTTCTCTGAACACTTCGATACATTATATTCCTATCCCCTAGATGAATTAGGTATTGATATTGCACTAGATGCTACTAAAAAGATCTGGATATATGAAGTAAATTGGCGACCTGGTACACCACCTCTTTTCTCATTAGAACTAGAGGTTGCTAGACAAAAGATTCTATATGCTAAGCACATTGCAAAAAACACAGAGAAATTATCCTAG
- a CDS encoding ATP-grasp domain-containing protein codes for MLSIVFIETNKSGSSREAIKAAEAMGYFTILLTAKQKFLSQREEFPDVHEMYFIEDLSVEKIKEKLTFLSTQSKKLKAIISFIDQYVYRAAQLTKLYCDSNMNSEFICKMLNKIQTRKALKHYNFTPFFSVYNQHSEDLKLFIKENKNKLPLMVKSPLSTGSKDVIYVKTPSEFKKAMRLLISKYPEVPVLIEEYLKGQQYLAEILVHNGSYTIVAFVEQTLLEKERFIVIGYGLLPEISEILYNKLHQLVSSIVDEFNMDNGSFHIELKYSDDQLKLIEMNPRISGGVMNSLIEAGSGINLAREIVNLHVGERVNMVKTKNQYAYARYLITHTTGVLEKVTGKNRALSLPGVERVYIKPRKGAKMGSPLSMGDRCGYVLATGGSLTEAKARALEASQEIEFHIAQDKERGVDHND; via the coding sequence ATGTTAAGTATAGTTTTTATCGAAACTAATAAATCAGGCTCAAGTAGAGAAGCTATAAAAGCAGCGGAAGCTATGGGATATTTCACTATTTTACTCACAGCAAAACAGAAATTCTTGAGCCAACGAGAAGAATTTCCTGATGTACATGAAATGTATTTTATTGAAGACTTATCAGTTGAAAAAATAAAAGAAAAGCTGACCTTTCTTTCGACTCAATCAAAAAAATTGAAAGCCATCATCAGTTTTATTGATCAGTATGTATACAGAGCCGCTCAATTAACAAAGCTATATTGTGATTCAAACATGAATAGTGAATTTATTTGTAAAATGTTAAACAAAATTCAAACAAGAAAAGCTCTTAAGCATTATAATTTTACTCCTTTCTTTTCTGTGTACAATCAACATTCAGAAGATCTCAAGCTTTTTATTAAGGAGAATAAAAATAAATTACCTCTTATGGTTAAGTCTCCTCTTTCTACAGGATCTAAAGATGTAATATATGTTAAAACCCCATCAGAATTTAAAAAAGCAATGCGTTTACTTATTTCTAAATATCCAGAAGTCCCTGTATTAATCGAGGAGTACTTAAAGGGACAACAATACTTAGCTGAAATACTTGTTCATAATGGTAGCTATACAATTGTTGCATTTGTCGAACAAACGTTATTAGAAAAGGAGCGATTCATTGTTATTGGATATGGGTTGTTACCAGAAATAAGCGAAATCCTCTATAACAAGCTCCATCAGCTTGTTTCATCAATTGTTGATGAGTTTAATATGGATAATGGTTCATTTCATATTGAACTCAAATATAGCGATGATCAATTAAAGTTAATCGAAATGAATCCTAGAATATCTGGTGGAGTAATGAATTCACTTATTGAAGCCGGATCTGGCATTAATCTAGCAAGGGAAATTGTCAATCTCCATGTAGGGGAAAGAGTAAATATGGTAAAAACAAAAAATCAATACGCATATGCACGTTATCTAATTACACATACAACGGGTGTCCTTGAGAAAGTAACGGGCAAAAACCGCGCATTATCACTACCAGGAGTTGAAAGGGTCTATATAAAGCCTCGTAAAGGGGCAAAAATGGGATCGCCTCTCTCAATGGGAGATAGATGTGGCTATGTTTTGGCTACAGGCGGCTCGCTAACCGAAGCAAAAGCTAGAGCCTTAGAGGCATCACAAGAAATAGAATTCCATATAGCCCAAGATAAGGAGCGAGGTGTCGATCACAATGATTAG
- a CDS encoding PRC-barrel domain-containing protein, with protein sequence MRTFSKLNGLPVYCSSSAKLIGHISNMCVSSQGSIIGLVMEGKGFFQRDRFLPIEFIDSIGENGVMIEQVEKLTSVHDLKKKYSYNTYQDLIHKSVLSKEGDKLGLLEDVYFSEQMGTIEAYELTDGFFADLTEGKKVIRPSSESLIISKDAIVIEL encoded by the coding sequence TTGCGAACATTTTCAAAGCTTAACGGACTACCTGTTTATTGTAGCAGTTCGGCAAAATTGATTGGACACATTTCAAATATGTGTGTATCATCCCAGGGCTCAATCATCGGACTTGTCATGGAAGGTAAGGGGTTTTTTCAACGAGATCGATTTTTACCAATTGAATTCATTGATTCAATTGGAGAAAATGGTGTAATGATTGAGCAAGTTGAAAAACTAACTTCCGTTCATGACCTTAAGAAAAAATATTCGTATAACACATACCAGGATTTAATCCATAAGTCAGTCCTATCTAAAGAAGGGGATAAGCTTGGTTTGTTGGAAGACGTATATTTTTCAGAACAAATGGGCACAATTGAGGCATACGAGTTGACGGACGGATTTTTTGCGGATCTTACAGAAGGTAAAAAAGTAATCAGACCAAGTAGTGAGTCACTGATTATTAGCAAGGATGCGATCGTCATTGAATTATAA
- a CDS encoding YrzQ family protein, producing MNRTVTSIVSLGIGAAAYHLARNTNMTSNRSMKKMRKRVMKMF from the coding sequence TTGAACCGAACAGTAACCTCAATTGTTTCTTTAGGAATAGGTGCAGCAGCATATCATCTTGCAAGAAATACAAACATGACATCTAATCGTTCGATGAAAAAAATGAGAAAACGAGTAATGAAAATGTTTTAA